Proteins co-encoded in one Vicia villosa cultivar HV-30 ecotype Madison, WI unplaced genomic scaffold, Vvil1.0 ctg.000282F_1_1, whole genome shotgun sequence genomic window:
- the LOC131626322 gene encoding uncharacterized protein LOC131626322, which produces MKGGRKNLKRASEEKHVTLGDGQCIMQVVSLRGSNLIEVMDATGEKSLALFPAKFQKSMWIKRGNFVVVDESGKKEALESGSKVGCIVSQVLFYDQLRALKKSSEWPEIFKDDLNERVVAQQENESDASDDDGLPPLEANTNRMRPFEPEDEESDSDNDDHFVGSHSSTKTL; this is translated from the exons ATGAAAGGAGGAAGGAAGAATTTGAAAAGAGCATCAGAGGAAAAACATGTAACTCTCGGAGACGGCCAATGCATCATGCAAGTAGTCTCTCTTCGAGGCTCCAATCTTATTGAG GTTATGGATGCAACTGGAGAGAAATCACTAGCTCTATTTCCGGCTAAATTCCAGAAAAGCATGTGGATTAAACGAG GAAATTTTGTTGTAGTTGATGAGAGCGGAAAGAAAGAGGCTCTTGAATCGGGAAGTAAGGTTGGGTGTATTGTTTCTCAAGTTCTTTTCTATGATCAACTCCGCGCATTAAAGAAATCTTCAGAATG GCCTGAGATTTTTAAAGATGATCTAAATGAAAGAGTTGTCGCGCAACAAGAGAATGAGTCGGACGCGAGTGATGATGATGGGTTGCCTCCATTGGAAGCCAATACAAACAGGATGAGACCTTTTGaaccagaagatgaagaatccgATTCAGATAATGATGATCATTTTGTTGGCTCACATAGTTCAACCAAAACTCTGTAA